One Clupea harengus chromosome 11, Ch_v2.0.2, whole genome shotgun sequence DNA window includes the following coding sequences:
- the LOC105891922 gene encoding double-strand-break repair protein rad21 homolog A-like, translating to MFYAHFVLSKRGPLAKIWLAAHWDKKLTKAHVFECNLESSVESIICPKVKMALRTSGHLLLGVVRIYHRKAKYLLADCNEAFIKIKMAFRPGVVDLPEDNREAAYNAITLPEEFHDFDQPLPDLDDIDVAQQFTLNQSRVEEITMREEVGNITLLQENDFGDFGMDDREMMREESAFEVDITAANSNLLLESEPGTTNLPDKSQLDYDDFGDNNLGNSDGGILMDKLLSNEDGGGIFDEPATAPEPVPLPTGPADDEDDFDNFSPAGGPDSPDSGPAEPLPTMADHTEQTTLVHNEEEAFALEPIDITVKETKAKRKRKLIVDSLKELDSKTIRAQLSDYSDIVTTLDLAPPTKKLMMWKETGGVEKLFSLPAQPLWNGKLLKMFTRCLTPLVPDELRKRRKGGEADNLDEFLKELENPEVPRVDDLMSHTGTVIDQTIMEEPSVLQPSSIEGSRTTLDETLMPPPSRQRGLKRKSNDLETTLPIVPVDLPLDQSVLSVTQADLPEVSLPLDQSAESLLVRELNMEEEKTKEKKDDSEEEEEEEGQGTDQDQEERRWNKRTQQMLHGLQRAMAKTGQTTISLLEMCKNNNKKQAAAKFYSFLVLKKQQAVDLNQAEPFSDIIATPGARFHIV from the exons ATGTTTTACGCCCACTTCGTCCTCAGTAAACGTGGGCCGCTAGCCAAAATATGGCTGGCGGCTCACTGGGACAAGAAGCTGACCAAAGCCCACGTCTTCGAGTGCAACCTGGAGAGCAGCGTGGAGAGCATCATCTGTCCCAAG GTGAAAATGGCTCTGCGTACCTCTGGTCACTTGCTGCTGGGGGTGGTCAGGATCTACCACAGGAAAGCCAAATATCTCCTGGCCGATTGTAATGAAGCTTTCATCAAGATCAAGATGGCTTTTCGTCCAG GTGTGGTGGACCTTCCGGAAGACAACAGGGAGGCTGCTTACAATGCCATCACCCTACCTGAGGAGTTCCATGATTTTGATCAGCCACTACCTGATCTTGA TGACATCGATGTAGCTCAGCAATTTACCCTCAACCAGAGTCGCGTAGAGGAGATCACCATGCGGGAGGAAGTGGGGAACATCACTCTGCTGCAGGAGAATGACTTTG GTGACTTTGGAATGGACGACCGTGAGATGATGCGCGAGGAGAGTGCCTTTGAAGTGGACATCACGGCAGCCAACTCAAACCTGCTCCTAGAGTCGGAGCCTGGCACGACCAACCTGCCCGATAAGTCCCAGTTGGACTATGACGACTTTGGTGACAATAACCTAGGCAACAGCGATGGGGGAATTTTAA TGGATAAGCTTCTCAGTAATGAGGACGGTGGGGGTATTTTTGATGAGCCAGCCACTGCCCCAGAGCCCGTTCCTTTGCCCACGGGTCCtgcagatgatgaagatgacttTGATAATTTCTCCC CCGCTGGTGGTCCGGACAGCCCGGACTCTGGACCTGCGGAGCCCCTGCCCACCATGGCAGACCACACAGAGCAGACCACTCTGGTTCACAACGAGGAGGAGGCATTCGCTCTGGAGCCAATCGACATCACGG tCAAGGAGACAAAGgccaagaggaagaggaagctgaTTGTGGACAGCCTGAAGGAGCTGGACAGCAAGACCATCCGTGCTCAGCTCAGTGACTACTCAGACATCGTCACCACACTGGACCTGGCGCCCCCAACCAAAAAGCTGATGATGTGGAAGGAGACCGGCGGAGTGGAGaagctcttctctctccccgccCAGCCCCTCTGGAACGGCAAGCTGCTCAAG ATGTTCACGCGCTGCCTGACCCCGCTGGTGCCGGAtgagctgaggaagaggaggaagggcgGTGAGGCTGACAATCTGGACGAGTTCCTCAAAGAGCTGGAGAACCCCGAGGTTCCCCGTGTGGATGACCTCATGTCCCACACTGGCACAGTGATTG ACCAGACCATCATGGAGGAGCCCAGTGTTCTGCAGCCCTCTTCCATCGAGGGTAGCAGGACCACCCTGGACGAGACCCTGATGCCCCCGCCCTCCAGGCAGCGCGGCCTCAAGCGCAAGTCTAACGACCTGGAGACGACCCTCCCT ATCGTGCCTGTGGACCTGCCCCTAGACCAGTCCGTGCTGTCGGTGACTCAAGCCGACCTGCCCGAGGTGTCCCTGCCTCTGGATCAGAGTGCCGAGAGCCTCCTGGTGCGCGAGCtcaacatggaggaggagaagaccaAGGAGAAGAAGGACGACAGCGAAGAAGAGGAG GAGGAAGAAGGTCAGGGGACAGACCAGGATCAGGAGGAGAGGCGCTGGAACAAGAGGACCCAGCAGATGTTGCATGGCCTGCAG agGGCGATGGCCAAGACCGGACAGACCACCATCAGTCTGCTGGAGATGtgcaagaacaacaacaagaagcAGGCGGCTGCAAAGTTCTACAGCTTCCTGGTGCTGAAGAAGCAGCAGGCTGTGGATTTGAACCAGGCCGAACCATTCAGCGACATCATTGCCACGCCTGGAGCAAGATTTCATATTGTATAG
- the LOC105891936 gene encoding eukaryotic translation initiation factor 3 subunit H has product MAARKESTAAAVAASPSSTLDSMVKLIQIEGLVVLKIIKHYQEEGQGSEVVQGVLLGLVVEDRLEITNCFPFPQHTEDDADFDEVQYQMEMMRSLRHVNIDHLHVGWYQSTYYGSFVSRALLDSQFSYQHAIEESVVLIYDPIKTSQGSLSLKAYRLTPKLMEICKEKDFTPEALKKAMVGYEHMFEEVPIVIKNSHLINVLLWELQDKSTAADKHELLNLSSSNHLEKSLQLLMDRVDDLSQDIVKYNTYSRNLSKQQQQKHQYLQRRQQENAQRLSRGEPNLPEEDITKLFKPPQAPPRMDTLLIAGQINNYCGNVKEFTSQNLGKLFMAEALQGHNS; this is encoded by the exons ATGGCTGCCCGCAAAGAATCGACGGCTGCTGCGGTGGCTGCTTCACCCTCCAGTACTTTGGACTCGATGGTAAAGTTAATCCAAATTGAGGGACTG GTGGTACTGAAGATCATTAAGCACTACCAGGAGGAGggccaggggagtgaggtggtGCAGGGGGTGCTCCTGGGCCTGGTGGTGGAGGACCGGCTGGAGATCACCAACTGCTTCCCTTTCCCCCAGCACACCGAGGACGATGCCGACTTTGACGAAG TCCAGTATCAGATGGAGATGATGCGCAGTCTCCGCCACGTGAACATCGACCATCTGCACGTGGGCTGGTACCAGTCCACCTACTATGGCTCCTTCGTCAGCCGAGCCCTGTTGGACTCTCAGTTCAGCTACCAGCATGCCATTGAGGAGTCTGTTGTGCTCATCTACG atcCCATCAAAACATCCCAGGGCTCACTGTCACTGAAAGCCTACAGGCTCACGCCTAAACTCATGGAGATCTGCAAGGAAAAGGACTTCACTCCAGAAGC ACTGAAGAAGGCTATGGTGGGCTATGAGCACATGTTCGAGGAGGTGCCCATCGTCATCAAGAACTCCCACCTGATCAACGTGCTGCTCTGGGAGCTGCAGGACAAGTCCACGGCGGCCGACAAGCACGAGCTCCTCAACCTGTCCAGCAG CAACCACCTGGAGAAGAGCCTGCAGCTCCTGATGGACCGAGTGGATGACCTGAGCCAGGACATCGTCAAGTACAACACCTACAGCCGCAATCTGagcaagcaacagcagcagaagcatcAG TACCTGCAGAGGCGGCAGCAGGAGAATGCCCAGAGGCTAAGTCGTGGGGAGCCGAATCTACCGGAGGAGGACATCACCAAGTTGTTCAAGCCCCCACAGGCCCCTCCACGTATGGACACCCTCCTGATCGCAG gacAAATCAACAACTATTGTGGGAACGTGAAGGAGTTCACTTCACAGAATCTCGGCAAGCTATTCATGGCGGAGGCTCTCCAAGGCCACAACAGCTAG